TGAAGAGGAAACTAATGTAACAAATATTATGAAGTTTGAAAAGCTTGATGAAAGTGCAGACCTTGTTTTAGATGCACAGGAACTGGAGCTTAAAGAGGTGGTTCTTGACGGTGAGGTACTTGGAAGTGATCGTTATACACATGATGAGGAAACGCTTACTATTTCAAATGTACCACAGGAGTTTACTCTAGAGATCAGAAACAGAATCTATCCGCAAAAAAATACGGAACTAGAAGGTCTTTATAAATCTGGAGATATCTTCTGTACACAGTGTGAGCCTGAAGGGTTCCGTAGAATTACACCGTACCTCGATCGTCCCGATGTAATGAGTATTTTTACAACGACTGTAATTGCAGATCAGAAGAAGTACCCGATCCTTTTAGCAAATGGAAACAAGGTCCATTGTCATGAAAGTTTTAACACACGTCACGGGGTAACTTGGCACGATCCACATCCAAAACCTTCATATCTTTTTGCCCTTGTAGCAGGAGATTTAGACTTTATAACAGACAGTTTTGTAACTGCCAGCGGGAATGATGTTGAGCTAAATATTTATGTAGATAAAGGCAATAGCGATAAAGCAGACCACGCAATGAAAAGTTTAATCAATGCTATGAAGTGGGATGAGGAAAAATACGGTCGTGAGTATGACCTTGATATCTATAATATCGTTGCCGTAGATAGTTTTAATATGGGAGCTATGGAGAATAAAGGGTTAAATATATTTAATTCTGCATATGTACTTGCAGATGCAGATACTGCAACAGATGCAAACTTTATGGGAATTGAATCGGTGATCGCACATGAGTATTTTCATAACTGGACCGGAAACAGAATTACGTGTAGAAACTGGTTTCAGCTTACACTAAAAGAGGGACTTACTGTATTTCGTGATCAGTGTTTCTCGGCAGATATGAACTCTAGTGAAGTACAACGCATACAAGATGTGAAAGCGTTAAGAGAGCGTCAGTTTGTAGAAGATGCATCTCCTACGGCTCATCCGATTCAGCCAAAGTCATATATCTCTATGAATAACTTCTATACTGCAACGGTATACGAAAAAGGTGCTGAAGTTATCAGAATGCTTCATACTCTTTTAGGTGAAGAGAACTATAGAAAAGCGACAGACCTTTATTTTGAAACGTTTGACGGTCAAGCGGTAAGGACAGATGACTTTTTATGGGCTATGAAAGAATATGGAGAGTTTGATCTGGAGCATTTTAAACTATGGTACGATCAAAGCGGGACACCAAGTTTGGAAGTGGAAGAGAACTATGCAGATGGCAAATATACTTTAACATTGACACAAAACGTTCCAAATAAAGTAGATGGTTCTTTGCAAAAAGCTATGTACTTTCCATTAAAGATTGCTCTTATGGACAAAACAGGTGCAGTAGCCGAGGAGAAAATGCTTATTATCTCAAAAGAGAGTGAGTCTTTTATGTTCGAGGGTTTTGAAGAGAAACCGGTTCTCTCAATTAACAGAGATTTCTCAGCACCTGTTATCATCAAACACCAAGATGTTGATTTCGCATTTTTAATGCAGCATGATACAAACAGTTTTACAAAGTATGAAGCTGCACAAGAGTTTGCTATCTCTATACTTTTTAAACTTATGGAAGATATTGAGAGTGACATAAGTGAATACTTAGAAGCTTTTGGAGCTCTGTTGGAGTTAGATACTGATCTTTCATATAAAGCACTTTTACTTGAGCTTCCATCAATCTCTACACTGATGCAAAAACAAGATGTGGTAGATTTTGAACCATTATATAAGGCAAAAGATAAACTCTCTTATGAAGTTGCTAAAAAGTATGAGGCGAAATTGTTAAAACTTTATTTTCAAAACCATGAACCTCTAAATAGCGCTCTCGATAGTAAAAGCATTGCTAAACGTGCATTGAAAAACAGAGTGCTATCTCTTTTAAGTGCTTTAGAGTCAAAAGAGATAGCTGCTGTAGCTAAAGAACAGTATGAACACTCGTTAACCATGACAGATAGAATTACAGCACTTGATGTTTTAGAGTCAATTGATGCAGAGTTAAGTGAAATAGCTTTTAATGACTTTTATAACAGGTACAAAAACAACACACTTGTAATGAATAAATATTTTGCACTTTTAGCAGCTTCACCGAGAGAGGGTGTACTTGATCGAGTGATGGCACTGCAAAATGATGAGGTGTATGATGAAAAAGTTCCAAATCTTGTACGCTCATTAATAGGTGTTTTTGCAAGAAACTATAAATACTTTCATGCTAAAGACGGATATGGGTATAAATTTTTAAGTGATAAGATTATTGAGATAGATAAAATTAATCCTCAGATGGCCTCAGCTCTTTCAGGTGCATTTAAAATCTACCCAAAAATGATTGAATCTAACAAAAAATTGATGAAAGCGACGTTAGAATGTATCGTTTCTACACAAGGAATATCAAAAAATACATTTGAGATTGTGAGTAAAATTTTAAAGTAAAATAAGTTTTTCAAATTAATAATACTTCATCAGTGCCATACTTTCGGAATTTAAAAAAAATTATGTAGAGTATAACTTTACGATATAGAAAAAATTAAGCTTTTTATTGTGATAATAATGTGATTTTATTCTGTTAAAGTTGTATTAGAACTTATTAAAAGGGAAGGTTTATGGCAAGATTAGTCGTACTAGGTGGTGGTGTTTCAGGTCATACTGCAGCTACATTCGCCGCAAAATGGTTAGGTTCAGCACACGAGGTTGTGGTTGTGACTCCAAATGCAAAATGGAACTGGATTCCGTCAAACATTTGGGTTGGTGTTGGTGAGATGTCAAAAGAGGAAGTAACTTTTGAATTAGCACCGGTTTATGCAAAGGCGGGTATCACATATAAGCAAGCAAAAGCTGTTTCTATCAACCCTGAAGGAAGCGAAACAAGTGATAAGCCATTTGTAACTGTTGAATATACAGGACAAGATAAAGTTGGTCAGTCTGAAGATGTAGAGTATGATTATATAATCAATGCTACTGGTCCAAAACTTAACTTTGGAGCAACTCCGGGTCTTGGTGAGGGAAGTGAGATTGGAGAGCATACAGTATCTGTATGTACGGCAGATCATGCAGTTCATGCATCTGAAGAACTGGCAAAATGTATCGAAAAGATGAAAAACGGTGAGCGTCAAAAGTTCTTAATCGGAACAGGTCACGGTTTATGTACATGTCAAGGTGCTGCATTTGAATATATTTTCAATATTGAGCATGAGTTAAATAAAGCCGGTGTTCGTGATATGGCAGATATGAAGTGGATCTCAAACGAGTCATTCTTAGGTGACTTTGGAATGGGTGGACTTCATATGAAAGTTGGCGGTTATGTAGTAAGTTCTAAACTTTTCGCTGAATCATTATATGCTGAAAGAGGTGTTGAATGGTTAATTGGTGCACACGTATCAAACATTGAAAGTGGAAAACTTGACTATGAACTTCTTGATGGAAGCACTGGTGAAGAAGAGTTTGACTTTGCAATGCTTATCCCACCGTTTGCAGGTGTAGGACTAAAAGCATACAACAAAGCTGGTGAAGATATTACAGATGTAGTATTTGCTCCAAACGGATTTATGAAAGTTGATGCTGATTATACTGCTAAGCCTTATGCTGAGTGGAAAGCAAGTGACTGGCCAAGAACTTACCAAAACCCTACATATCCAAATATGTTTGCTGCTGGTATCGCATTTGCGCCACCACACCTTATTTCTCAGCCTATGAGTTCTCCAAATGGAACTCCGATCAATCCAACTCCACCAAGAACTGGTATGCCTGCAGGTATCATCGGTAAAGCGGTAGCACACTCTGTATGTGACCTTATCACTAAAGGTGAAGGTGCTCACTTACATGAAGCTTCTATGGCTGAAATGGGTGCAGCTTGTGTTGCATCAGCTGGTAAAGGTTGGTTTGACGGACAAGCAGCTGCTATGACTGTTTATCCTGTTGTTCCTGACTTTGAAAAATATCCTGGAACAGGACGTGATACAGACTATACGTTTGGTGAAATTGGTCTTGCAGGTCACTGGATTAAACATATTCTTCACTATATGTTTATTTACAAAGCGAAGCTCAATCCGGGCTGGACAATGATCCCAGAATAATAGAAGGAGTATAGAATGAAACATGAAGAAAAAAACTTTGGAAAAAGTAGAGACTTTAACTTAACTATGATTCCCGGTAAGTTTGCAAGAGCTATGAGAACATGTGTTATTTATCAGTTTCTTAGGTTTTTAGTTATCAATATTAAGATGCTAATTGTAGTGAGCAAAAGTCACTAAATATTTGCTATCTAAGCTATATTTGGCTTAGATAGCAGTTGAAAATTTAAAAGTTAAAGATGGTAAAAGAGTTAATAAAATATCCAACTCCGCTGAGTGTTGAGTATGGAATCAATGTACGTGTATTTGATGAGAAATTATTTTCCTTAATAGATGATCTTAAAGATACTATAAATGAAAATAATTTAAAGGCGTTATCTGCTTTTCAAATAGGAAGTTATTTAAATGTAATCGTTTTAAAAAATGAAGATGGTAGTTTTTTAGAACTTATAAATCCTAAAGTGATCGCTCACAGCGGTGAAGTTACTACTCAAGAGAAAACAACATATTATGATGATTTAAGTGCCAATGTAGTGCGCCATGAAAAGATAAGTGTTATATATCAAAACAGAGCAGGTGAAAACCAAGTTTTAAAAGCTGAAGATGATTTAGCAATTACACTGCAGAGAAAAATTGACTATACTTTTGGTTCGACTTTTTTAAATAAGCTCTCAAAAGAGGAAAAGAAAAGATTTGAAGAAAGTTTGGAATTTGGTTCTGATATAGGGTATGAGAACTATTGTCCTACAACGTTTTTCAAAGATAAAATTATAAAATTTATTAATATTACTATCGCTTTACTTTTTTTCGTTTTTTTAATATCATTCTTTATAGAAGATAAGAAAATATTATCTGATGTTTGGCAATATGAACTATATACATCTTATTTTATAGGGATAGTTACTCTTATATACATCGTTTACGGTAGATATGAAGGGTTAAAATATAAAACATGTACAAGTTGTCAAATAGGTAATATTTTAGGAACGGCATTTATCGCAATGGTAAAACTATCTGCAGTGATGACACTTTCTTATATCTTCGTAAAATAAAGATATTAAAGAAATGGATATGCCTGAAAATATTCAATCACTACATAAATGTAAAGACAAGTTTTCTGAGTCAAAGTATAATATATTGCAACAATGGGTTGCATATGAAACTCCTACAGAGATTTTACAACTTCACGAAATAGATAAAGACTATTTTATTGAAACATACGGGAGTGGTGTATTTGACTACTTTATGGGTGTAATCTCCGGAGAAGTACAAATAGGAAACTGTCCTGTTATGCAGGATTTCTTAGCTTACTTAAAAAACAGAGAGATCAGTGCTGATGAGCTTTTTGAGCTGTGCAGTCACTTTAGACGCTCAATGATCGATTTCTCTTACGATGCTAAGATTAATTCGAAAGAGGTTTTCGATTCAATCTCTTATATTTTTGACCAAAACTTCCGCGGTATATTAAAATACTATACAGATGTGATTTTTCAAAAACTTGTTGATGCAAGGCAAGAAGCTCTTGTCGCTTCACAGGCAAAAGAGTATTTCTTATCGAACATGTCACATGAGATACGAACACCGTTAAACGCAGTCCTCGGCTTTGTAAATTTGCTCTTAGAGGATGAGCTTCCCAAAAAACATAGAAACTATTTAGACATTATATTAAACAGCGGAGAGAACCTTTTAAGTATTATTAACGATATTTTGGACTTTTCAAAACTTAGAAGTGGAGAGTTCCATATTGAACCAAAAGTGTTCTTTTTGCATGATGAGATCTCGCATACAATGGAGTTGTTTGTTGCAAGTGCGAAGATGAAAAATATTACGATCACTTCATTTATAGATCCAAAAATACCACTTCAGTTAGAAGGGGATATATTAAGAATAAAACAAATACTCTCTAACTTTTTAAGTAATGCTATTAAGTTTACACCTGTAGACGGACATATTCATATAGAAGCGAACTGTAGAGACAAGGTCTTAAAAATTTCTGTTGAAGATAACGGTATAGGAATCTCTCAAGAGGATAAAGAGAATATCTTTTTAGCCTTTGGACAGGCTCAGTTTGCAAAAGAGAGTAGAAGTGACGGA
Above is a window of Sulfurimonas marina DNA encoding:
- the pepN gene encoding aminopeptidase N; its protein translation is MSNEVQEIFLKDYKKPSFTIESVNLTFELFEEETNVTNIMKFEKLDESADLVLDAQELELKEVVLDGEVLGSDRYTHDEETLTISNVPQEFTLEIRNRIYPQKNTELEGLYKSGDIFCTQCEPEGFRRITPYLDRPDVMSIFTTTVIADQKKYPILLANGNKVHCHESFNTRHGVTWHDPHPKPSYLFALVAGDLDFITDSFVTASGNDVELNIYVDKGNSDKADHAMKSLINAMKWDEEKYGREYDLDIYNIVAVDSFNMGAMENKGLNIFNSAYVLADADTATDANFMGIESVIAHEYFHNWTGNRITCRNWFQLTLKEGLTVFRDQCFSADMNSSEVQRIQDVKALRERQFVEDASPTAHPIQPKSYISMNNFYTATVYEKGAEVIRMLHTLLGEENYRKATDLYFETFDGQAVRTDDFLWAMKEYGEFDLEHFKLWYDQSGTPSLEVEENYADGKYTLTLTQNVPNKVDGSLQKAMYFPLKIALMDKTGAVAEEKMLIISKESESFMFEGFEEKPVLSINRDFSAPVIIKHQDVDFAFLMQHDTNSFTKYEAAQEFAISILFKLMEDIESDISEYLEAFGALLELDTDLSYKALLLELPSISTLMQKQDVVDFEPLYKAKDKLSYEVAKKYEAKLLKLYFQNHEPLNSALDSKSIAKRALKNRVLSLLSALESKEIAAVAKEQYEHSLTMTDRITALDVLESIDAELSEIAFNDFYNRYKNNTLVMNKYFALLAASPREGVLDRVMALQNDEVYDEKVPNLVRSLIGVFARNYKYFHAKDGYGYKFLSDKIIEIDKINPQMASALSGAFKIYPKMIESNKKLMKATLECIVSTQGISKNTFEIVSKILK
- a CDS encoding NAD(P)/FAD-dependent oxidoreductase — encoded protein: MARLVVLGGGVSGHTAATFAAKWLGSAHEVVVVTPNAKWNWIPSNIWVGVGEMSKEEVTFELAPVYAKAGITYKQAKAVSINPEGSETSDKPFVTVEYTGQDKVGQSEDVEYDYIINATGPKLNFGATPGLGEGSEIGEHTVSVCTADHAVHASEELAKCIEKMKNGERQKFLIGTGHGLCTCQGAAFEYIFNIEHELNKAGVRDMADMKWISNESFLGDFGMGGLHMKVGGYVVSSKLFAESLYAERGVEWLIGAHVSNIESGKLDYELLDGSTGEEEFDFAMLIPPFAGVGLKAYNKAGEDITDVVFAPNGFMKVDADYTAKPYAEWKASDWPRTYQNPTYPNMFAAGIAFAPPHLISQPMSSPNGTPINPTPPRTGMPAGIIGKAVAHSVCDLITKGEGAHLHEASMAEMGAACVASAGKGWFDGQAAAMTVYPVVPDFEKYPGTGRDTDYTFGEIGLAGHWIKHILHYMFIYKAKLNPGWTMIPE
- a CDS encoding peptide deformylase codes for the protein MVKELIKYPTPLSVEYGINVRVFDEKLFSLIDDLKDTINENNLKALSAFQIGSYLNVIVLKNEDGSFLELINPKVIAHSGEVTTQEKTTYYDDLSANVVRHEKISVIYQNRAGENQVLKAEDDLAITLQRKIDYTFGSTFLNKLSKEEKKRFEESLEFGSDIGYENYCPTTFFKDKIIKFINITIALLFFVFLISFFIEDKKILSDVWQYELYTSYFIGIVTLIYIVYGRYEGLKYKTCTSCQIGNILGTAFIAMVKLSAVMTLSYIFVK